One stretch of Arachis duranensis cultivar V14167 chromosome 1, aradu.V14167.gnm2.J7QH, whole genome shotgun sequence DNA includes these proteins:
- the LOC107481136 gene encoding protein ARABIDILLO 1-like isoform X1 — translation MLSSFTFIIFLYYFCYQTLRRLAQNREAARKIRLRKKVRLKRYMKMRGADGGTLDMLCALPAFWAARALANLAAHGDSNSNNAAVGQEASALEALVQLTRSLLSLSHVIIRQEAAGALWNLSFDDRNREAIAAAGGVQALISKELKVCLNINRGS, via the exons ATGTTATCTTCTtttacatttattatttttttatattactttTGCTATCAGACATTGAGACGTTTGGCTCAAAACAGAGAGGCCGCAAGAAAAATCCGTCTAAGGAAAAAG GTCAGGCTCAAGAGGTACATGAAAATGAGGGGTGCTGATGGGGGAACTTTAGACATGCTGTGTGCTCTGCCAGCATTTTGG GCTGCTCGTGCATTGGCTAATTTAGCTGCTCATGGAGATAGCAATAGTAACAATGCTGCTGTTGGACAAGAAGCAAGTGCTCTTGAGGCACTTGTTCAACTTACAcgatctcttctctctctctctcatgtaATTATCAG GCAAGAAGCTGCTGGTGCCCTTTGGAATTTGTCATTTGATGATAGAAACAGGGAAGCCATCGCAGCAGCTGGTGGAGTTCAGGCTTTG ATTAGCAAGGAACTTAAGGTGTGTCTGAATATTAATCGAGGAAGCTAG
- the LOC107481136 gene encoding protein ARABIDILLO 1-like isoform X2 — MLSSFTFIIFLYYFCYQTLRRLAQNREAARKIRLRKKVRLKRYMKMRGADGGTLDMLCALPAFWAARALANLAAHGDSNSNNAAVGQEASALEALVQLTRSLLSLSHVIIRQEAAGALWNLSFDDRNREAIAAAGGVQALELKVCLNINRGS; from the exons ATGTTATCTTCTtttacatttattatttttttatattactttTGCTATCAGACATTGAGACGTTTGGCTCAAAACAGAGAGGCCGCAAGAAAAATCCGTCTAAGGAAAAAG GTCAGGCTCAAGAGGTACATGAAAATGAGGGGTGCTGATGGGGGAACTTTAGACATGCTGTGTGCTCTGCCAGCATTTTGG GCTGCTCGTGCATTGGCTAATTTAGCTGCTCATGGAGATAGCAATAGTAACAATGCTGCTGTTGGACAAGAAGCAAGTGCTCTTGAGGCACTTGTTCAACTTACAcgatctcttctctctctctctcatgtaATTATCAG GCAAGAAGCTGCTGGTGCCCTTTGGAATTTGTCATTTGATGATAGAAACAGGGAAGCCATCGCAGCAGCTGGTGGAGTTCAGGCTTTG GAACTTAAGGTGTGTCTGAATATTAATCGAGGAAGCTAG
- the LOC107481136 gene encoding protein ARABIDILLO 1-like isoform X4: protein MPDSFQTLRRLAQNREAARKIRLRKKVRLKRYMKMRGADGGTLDMLCALPAFWAARALANLAAHGDSNSNNAAVGQEASALEALVQLTRSLLSLSHVIIRQEAAGALWNLSFDDRNREAIAAAGGVQALISKELKVCLNINRGS, encoded by the exons ATGCCTGATTCATTCCAG ACATTGAGACGTTTGGCTCAAAACAGAGAGGCCGCAAGAAAAATCCGTCTAAGGAAAAAG GTCAGGCTCAAGAGGTACATGAAAATGAGGGGTGCTGATGGGGGAACTTTAGACATGCTGTGTGCTCTGCCAGCATTTTGG GCTGCTCGTGCATTGGCTAATTTAGCTGCTCATGGAGATAGCAATAGTAACAATGCTGCTGTTGGACAAGAAGCAAGTGCTCTTGAGGCACTTGTTCAACTTACAcgatctcttctctctctctctcatgtaATTATCAG GCAAGAAGCTGCTGGTGCCCTTTGGAATTTGTCATTTGATGATAGAAACAGGGAAGCCATCGCAGCAGCTGGTGGAGTTCAGGCTTTG ATTAGCAAGGAACTTAAGGTGTGTCTGAATATTAATCGAGGAAGCTAG
- the LOC107481136 gene encoding protein ARABIDILLO 1-like isoform X5, whose protein sequence is MLSSFTFIIFLYYFCYQTLRRLAQNREAARKIRLRKKVRLKRYMKMRGADGGTLDMLCALPAFWAARALANLAAHGDSNSNNAAVGQEASALEALVQLTRSLLSLSHVIIRQEAAGALWNLSFDDRNREAIAAAGGVQALQGT, encoded by the exons ATGTTATCTTCTtttacatttattatttttttatattactttTGCTATCAGACATTGAGACGTTTGGCTCAAAACAGAGAGGCCGCAAGAAAAATCCGTCTAAGGAAAAAG GTCAGGCTCAAGAGGTACATGAAAATGAGGGGTGCTGATGGGGGAACTTTAGACATGCTGTGTGCTCTGCCAGCATTTTGG GCTGCTCGTGCATTGGCTAATTTAGCTGCTCATGGAGATAGCAATAGTAACAATGCTGCTGTTGGACAAGAAGCAAGTGCTCTTGAGGCACTTGTTCAACTTACAcgatctcttctctctctctctcatgtaATTATCAG GCAAGAAGCTGCTGGTGCCCTTTGGAATTTGTCATTTGATGATAGAAACAGGGAAGCCATCGCAGCAGCTGGTGGAGTTCAGGCTTTG CAAGGAACTTAA
- the LOC107481136 gene encoding protein ARABIDILLO 1-like isoform X3, which produces MLSSFTFIIFLYYFCYQTLRRLAQNREAARKIRLRKKVRLKRYMKMRGADGGTLDMLCALPAFWAARALANLAAHGDSNSNNAAVGQEASALEALVQLTRSLLSLSHVIIRQEAAGALWNLSFDDRNREAIAAAGGVQALVCVVPCLA; this is translated from the exons ATGTTATCTTCTtttacatttattatttttttatattactttTGCTATCAGACATTGAGACGTTTGGCTCAAAACAGAGAGGCCGCAAGAAAAATCCGTCTAAGGAAAAAG GTCAGGCTCAAGAGGTACATGAAAATGAGGGGTGCTGATGGGGGAACTTTAGACATGCTGTGTGCTCTGCCAGCATTTTGG GCTGCTCGTGCATTGGCTAATTTAGCTGCTCATGGAGATAGCAATAGTAACAATGCTGCTGTTGGACAAGAAGCAAGTGCTCTTGAGGCACTTGTTCAACTTACAcgatctcttctctctctctctcatgtaATTATCAG GCAAGAAGCTGCTGGTGCCCTTTGGAATTTGTCATTTGATGATAGAAACAGGGAAGCCATCGCAGCAGCTGGTGGAGTTCAGGCTTTGGTATGTGTTGTTCCTTGTTTAGCTTAA